The genomic DNA CAACAGAGCGGTGTCCACCATCGAATCCGTCGCCATCGTGCTGCGTGCGCGCCATGACGAGGCCATCCTCGAACTCGGGCGTGAGCTGGCCCACTGGCTGCTCAAGCAGAAGATCCAGGTCAGCGCCCGTGCCCCCGTGGCGAAGGTCCTGGGCATTGGCGAGGTAAAGGTCGTCAAGACCATCAAGTCCGACCTCGTGGTCGTCTTTGGTGGCGACGGCACCCTGCTCTCCACCGCGCGCGAGGTCGCCCATACCGGCGCGCTGCTCGTCGGCGTGAACATGGGGCGCCTGGGATTCCTCGCTGAAGTCTCCCGGCGCCGGATGATTCCGGTCCTCACTTCCGTCATCGAAGGCAAATACTCCGTAGAAGAGCGCACCATGCTCGAAGTGAGCGTGCTGCGCGGCAAGAAGGAAGTCGAGACCTTCGCCGCCCTCAACGACGCAGTCGTGGACAAGGGCTCCATCGCGCGCCTGCTCCGCTTCGACGTACGCATCGATCGCTCGCAGCTCACCGAGTACGCCGCCGACGGTCTCATCGTTGCAACCCCCACGGGCTCTACCGGCTACTCCATGGCCGCGGGCGGGCCGCTGCTGCACCCTTCGGTGCAGGCCTTCCTGCTCACCCCCATCTGCCCGCATCAATTATCGGGCAGGCCCATTGCGATTCCCGATACTTCGGAAGTCGCCATCAAGCTCAAGGAACCATCGGAAGAGGCCACTCTGACCATCGACGGGCAGGTGGCCTACCCCATGGCCAAGGACGACATCGTACGAATTCGCAAGAGCAAGCATCCGGCCAAGCTCGTGCGGATCCCAGGCCGCAGCTACTACGAAGTGCTGCGCGGAAAGTTCCACTGGAACAAGACCACCACCGACTAAACCCATGCTTCGAGAACTGCGTCTGAAAAATGTTGCGGTCATTGAAGAAGCCGCCCTGGAGTTCGACGAGGGCTTCACCGTGCTCACCGGCGAGACCGGTGCGGGCAAGAGCCTCCTTGTCGGCGCGCTCAATCTGGTTCTCGGCGCGCGCGCCAGTACCGACCTGATCCGCACCGGTGCCGACGAAGCCTCGGTCGAGGCCGCCTTCGAAGACGGGGATGCGCCCGGCATCGCCGCCCTGCTCGAAGAAGCCGGCATCGAGGTGGAATCCACCCTCATCGTCAAGCGCACCCTCTCGGCCCAGGGCAAGAACCGCGTCTTCGTGAACGGCTCGCTCGCGCCACTGAATCTGCTCACGCGCATCGGGCGCGAGCTGCTCAACATTCTGGGGCAGCACGAGCACCATACCCTGCTGCACGCCGAGACCCAGCGCGAGCTGCTCGACGCCTTCGCAGCCCACGACGCCCTGCTTGAGAACGACGACCAGCGCGACCTGCTCGATTCCTACGCCGCCCACCGAGAGCTGCTCTGTGAAATGCAGGAGAAGTTCGACGCCTGGCAGGTCGAGAAACAGGCGCTCGATTCCCTGCAGACCGACGAGGAAGAGCGCGCCCGGCGTATCGACTACCTGCGCTACCTGAGCGAGGAACTCGGCGACGCCGCGCTACAGGAAGGCGAAGAAGAGTCTCTCAACACCGAACGCGCGCGGCTGGCAGGTGCCGAGAAGATCGTGCAGGCCGCCGGCACCGGTTACGGCGCGCTCTACGAATCCGAGGACGCCATCATCGACCGCGTCAATGCGCTGAGCGCGGACCTGGCCGCCGTGGCCAAGCTCGATGAGAACCTCGCCGAGGCCGCGCGCCTGCTGGGCGAGGCCGCGCCGCTTCTCGAAGAAGCCGCCGGAAGCCTGCAACACGCTGCCGCCGGTTTTGCCGAAGACAGCGACGAGCTGGAAAGCCGCCTCAACGAAATCGAGTCGCGCCTCGACCTGTTCGCCAAGTTGAGGCGCAAGCACGGCGCCGAGAGCGTCGATGAGCTGATCGCCACCTATGCGAAGATCAGCGAAGAGCTCGAATCCCTCGAAGACTACGACTCGGCGCTCGAAAAACGTCGGCGTGCCGAGAAGAAGGCCCGTGAGGCAGCCGAGCAGGTTGCGAAGAAACTCCATGCCTCACGCGTGGAGGCGGCCAACCGGCTTGGCGCAGAAGTCTGTCGCGAGCTCGAGGACCTCAACATGAACGCCGCGCAGCTCATCGCGGCTGTGAGTGAAGAAGAGCGCCTGAGCCCCCACGGCAGTGATGAGGTGGCATTCCTCTTTGCGCCCAACCTGGGCGAGACGCCGCGCCCGCTGGCCAAGATCGCCTCTGGCGGCGAACTCTCCCGCGTGCTCCTGGCCCTGCGCCTCATTCTTACCGAGCCCGGCCGTGTGCGAACCCTGGTGCTCGACGAAGTGGACGCGGGAATTGGCGGCATCACCGCCGAAGTAGTCGGCCGCAAGATCCGCCGCCTCTCGAAGAATTTTCAGGTCATCTGCATCACCCATCTGCCCCAGATCGCCTGCCAGGCCCAGCGCCACCTGCATGTGAGCAAGGCCGCCACAAAGGGCCGCACCCAGACGCGCGTCGACGTGCTTGGTGAAGACGAGCGCGTTGAAGAAATCTCGCGGATGCTCGGCGGCAGCGCCGTTACCAAGGAAGTGCGCACCACCGCGCGCCAGCTTCTCCGGCAGTCCGAGGCCCCAGCTCGCTAGATGGCCTACCTCAGCGACAAGGCCGCCCTGCGCCACCTGGAGCGCGTGCTCCGTAGCGCCGGCGTGGATGGCTGGGAGATCTATCTGAGCGGCACGCGCGAGCTTTCGGTCGAGGCCAGGGACGGCGAGGTCGAGAGTCTCCAGCGCGCAGTGAGCCGCGGCGTGGGCGTTCGCGTCCTGCGCGGCGGGGCGCCGGGTTTTGCATTCACGACGAATTTTAGGGCCGAAGCCCTCGATGCCGCCGCACGTGCCGCGACCGATGCCGCGCGCTACGCCACGCCCGACCCGGCCCTCGCGCTGATCGCTCCACAACGCCTTCCGAAAAAAGACCTCGCCCTCTTCGACCCCGCGCTCTCTCGCGTCTCGCAGAAAAAGCGCGTGGCCATGGCGCTCGAGCTTGAAGCGGCCACCCGCGCCGCCGACAAGCGGATCACCCAGGTGCGCAGCGCAAGCTACGAAGAAGATGCGAGCTGGCTTCACCTGCGCAATTCCGAGGGGCTCTGCCTCGAAGACAGGGAAACCTCGGCGGGCCTGAGCGTCATGGCCGTCGCCGGCGACGAGGACGAATCCGAAGCCGGCTACGAGTTTCAGGATGTGCGATTTTTCGCCGAGCTCAATCCCGCCCGCGTTGCGCGCGGCGCGGCTCGCGACGCCGTCCGCCAGCTCGGCGCACGGCCCGTACCGGGAAAATCCGGCCCTGTCGTATTCGAGAACCTTGCTGCGTCCGAATTGCTCGACGTCATGGCTGATTCCTTCTGCGCCGATCAGGTGCAAAAAGGCATGTCGGGGCTGGAGGGCAAGCGCGGCAAGCGCGTCTTCGGCGAGCACATCGACATCCTCGATGACGGCCTGCTCAAGAAGGGCCAGGGCAGCGCTTTCTTCGACGATGAGGGCGTCCCCCAGCAACGCACCCATCTGGTGAGCTGCGGCGAGCTGCTGGGCTATCTCTATGACAGCGCCAGCGCCCGGCGCGAGGGTGCGCGTTCGACGGGCAACGCCGTTCGTTCGGGCGGCTTTACCGGCGCGCCCGAAGTCGGGGTGACCAACCTCTTCGTCAAGAAGGGCAAACACACACTTCCGGCACTTCTCTCCGAGATGGGAAACGGATTTCTGATTACCGAACTCATGGGCGTGCACACCGCCAACCCGGTTACCGGAGAGTTTTCCTTCGGCTGCGCCGGACAGGTCGTGCGCGGCGGCAAAATCGCCCATCCCTTCAAGGGGATGGCGGTTGCGGGGAACCTCTTCGACCTGTATAAGCGCGTGGAGCTGGTGGGCAGCGATCTTCGCTTCTCCAGCGGCGTGGGCTCGCCCAGCCTTCTGGTAGGCAAGCTCAGCGTGAGCGGCGGCTGAAATGGAACTACGGCAGATACTTCTACTGATCCTCTTTGGCGCGCACCTCGTCGCGTTCAGCGTGTTGCTGTTCAAGCAGCGGCGCCCCTCGCTGCTGCTTCCGATTTCCGTGTTCAGCCTTCTCGTGCTCACCCAGCTCTTTTGGCATTCCCAGGTCATGCTCGACATCCCGGGCGCCGGGGCGACCCCCCTTCCCCGCGCCTTTCGCGTGGCGGCCATCATTCTGGCCGTTCCTTCGATCGGACTCATGGTTCGCCGCATTCTCGCGCGCGTCCAGACCCGCAAGGCAGAGGCGTTGACGGCTTCCAGCGAAGATCGGTAACGTAAGGGCCTGCAGCAAGAACAGACCTCCCCGCGCTGCGGGGAGCGGGGGATTTCTTGGACCCATTCAGCAGTACCATCATCACCACCATCGCGGTGGGCGTCACGGCCCTCGTCGTTTCCGAGCTCGTGCGCCTGCCGAGCATCGTGTTCCTGCTCACTCTGGGCGTCGTTCTTGGCCAGTCGGGCCTGGGGCTCATCGACCCCGGCGCGCTGGGCGGCTCGCTCAATCAGGGGATCCGCCTTGCGGTCGTCGTCATCCTCTTTGAGGGCGCGCTCTCCCTGAATTTCGCCCAGCTTCGTGGCATCGCCACCGGACCGATCCGCAATCTGCTGAGCGTCGGCGCGCTAATCACCTGGTTCGGCGCGGCAGCCGCTGCCCGCTGGATTGCCGGCCTGGACTGGCCCGTCGCCCTCCTGTTCGGTTCGATCATGATCGTTACCGGCCCCACCGTGATCGGCCCGATCCTGCGCAGGGTGCGCCTCAAGCCGGGCCTGGCAAACATTCTCCAGTGGGAAGGCGTGCTCATCGATCCCATCGGCGCGGTCGTCAGCGTTGTACTCCTCGAATATTACCTCAGCCAGGAACCCTCCATCACGGGCACGCTGGTGAACTTCTTCTTCGTGCTGGGCGGCGGCACGGTGGTGGGCCTGATTGTTGGTTTCGCCGGCGGTGCGCTGCTGCGAAAACGCTCGCTCTGGCCCGTGGAGGAAGAACACAGCGGCAATCTATTCGCCCTTGCCATGGCGCTGGCCGCCTTCGGGCTTGGCGAGCTCGTGCGCCACGAGGCGGGCATCATGGCCGCCACCGTGGTCGGCATGGTGCTGGGCAACATGAAGCTCCACAACATCGAGGACCTCCAGCGCTTCGGCGGTCAGGTCTCGAACCTCATGGTCGCCGGGCTGTTCCTGATCCTCGCGGCCGGCATCGATCTCGAAGCCCTGCGCGGCAGCACCGGGATGCTCTTTGGTGTCGTCGCAGCCGTCGCCCTGCTCGTGCGCCCGATCAACATCTTTGTCTCCACCGCCGGCTCGGGTATTTCCATGCGCGGGAAACTCTTTCTCTCATGGATTTCTCCGCGCGGCGTCGTCGCCGCCTCGGTCGCCTCGCTGATCAACATTTCGCTGCCCGAAAACCGCTTCGAGGGAACCGAGCTGCTCGAAGCGCTCGTATTTCTCACCATCGCGACCACCGTGCTCGCGCAGGGTCTGAGCGCTGGCTTTGTCGCCAAGGCGCTGGGCGTCGCGCAGCCCGAGCGGCGCGGCTTCCTCATCATCGGGGCTCACGCACTGGGCGTGGCCATTGGCAAGGCGCTGCGCGCCCAGGGCGTCACCGTTGTGATGGTCGATACCAACCTGACCAACTGCATCCGCGCCCGCATGGAAGGTCTCGAGGCGGTCAAGGGCAATGCCCTGGACGGAGGATTCCTCACCAAGGTGCTCGACCCCACCATCGGCAACCTGCTGGCGCTGACAGCCAACGATGAGGTCAATGCCCTGGCCTGCGTGGCTGCCCGCCCCTTCCTTGGGAGCGCCACCCTCTGGCGGGCGGTCAACGAAGCCGAGAGCGATGTTAGCTCCAGAACAGAAGTGCCCGGCACCGGTGTCGGCGCCGTGGCCTTTGCCGAGAGCTTTGACATCATGCAACTGAGCCGCGCGATTGCCGCTGACGTGCGATCGATTGAAACAATTGAAATCGAGCAGGACCTGACGGTCCCCACTGAGATGCTCGCCGATTCCGAGGCACCCTTCCCGCTCATGGAAATCGACGGCGCCCGCATCCGGGTACTGACTCCCGGCGCGAAGCTCGAACAGGGATCGCGGGCAATCGCGCTTTCCGCCGCGCCTGCGCAGGTTGCGGTCTGATTTTTCTGAAAAATTCGAGGGGACGCTAAACGGCTAGCGCTTTCGAAAGACGGACTTCATCGAGTCGACGAGGCCCTTTTTCTCTTTGCTCTCGGCGCCGGCGCTCATGACCCGCTGCGCCTGCGAGGCAAAGGCCTTTGCCTCGCGGGCGGCGGCGGCGTTCTTGTCGTTGAGCTGCACGGCCTTGCGGAACATGTCGTAGGCAATGGCGGGCTTGTCCTCGATCTTCGCGATATAACCCATGTAGAGATAGGCCTGATCGGAGTTCGGATTGATCTCCAGCGCCTTCTTGAGATAGGCCTTGCCCTTTTGCTTGTTCACGACCGGATCGCCCTTGCGTTTCTTGTAGGTGGCCCAGCCCAGAAGTGCCCAGTAGTCGGCCTCATCGCTTTTTACCTTGATGGCCAGGCGCAAGTACTGTTCGGCCTCATCCATGTTGCCCTGCTTGACGCAGATCTCGGCCTTCTGGAACTCCATCTCGGCGCGCAGTGCGCGCTGGGCCTGCTCGACGGCTTCGTCCTCTTCGACGGCGTTGCCGGCGAGCACTTCCTTGTAGTGGTCTCGTTTCTCGGTGTTGCTGAGGACGTTGTAGGCGTCCGTAATCTTGCCGAAGATCTCGTCAGCCTTGCTCCTGTCCTCGCCGCTCAAAACCATGCCGGCAAAGGCATCACTGTGAAACTGCTTGGCCAACTGGAAATAGGCCTTCTTGATTTCGGCTTCGCCCGCTTCGGGCTCAAGGCCGAGCACCTCGAAGTGGTTGCCCTCGTGAACGCGGGCATAGCTCTCGTTGATGAGCTTGCGGGCGGCTTCTGATTCCTCGGGCGAGGCCATGGTGAATACTCCACAATGCCGTGACGACCTGGCGGGCCGCACAAATCGCTGAAATTCGGCTGATTTTAAGTATAGAGCGATTGGCCCGGTCGCGGCAACGCCCCGGAAAACAGCGCTGGAATCAGGCCGGCGCTGAGCCCTTGGTCTGTTCGATCAAGGTGTCGATCTGGTGCAGGTCGCGCTGAATGGCCTCGTCATCGGGACGCACCGCCAGCGCGGCCTCGAAATGGCGCTTGGCCATCATGTGCTTGCCCTCATAGGCATAAATCCGGCCCAGTTCGAGCAGTGCCATCGCGTTGTTGGGATCGATGGCCAGCGCCCGGTTCATGTGCGAGCGCGCCTCCATCGAGCGCGTAGTATCACTGCGGAAGAGCGCCACACCGAAGTGGACGTGATACTCGGGCTCCAGCGGATTCTGCTCCACCGCCACGCGAAGCGCGTCGATGGCCCCGTTGAAATCCCCCTGTTCGAGCAGTTCCTGGCCCTTGCAGAACTCCATCTCCGCCCCCAGGGTTGCCGAGAGGTCGCTGAGCACGATTTCCTTACTCCGCTCAAGAAAGGCCTCGTATTCGGCGCGGCTCGCAGCCGAGGAAAGCGTGCGGTAGGCCAGTTCCACTTTCAGGAAGATCTCTTCGAGCTTCGATGCCACGGGACCCAGATTGAACTTTGCGTAGTTGTCGGGGTGGTATTTTTTCGAGAGCTTTTCGTACTGCTCGCGGGTGCGCTCGTCGGTCGTATTTTCCGCCGAAACGCCCAACACTTGGAAGTAGTTGTAGGAATTGACGCGCAGGTAATTCTCCATGATTACCTCGCGCATCTTCTCGTCTTCCTCGCTGACGGGGTTGATCTCGTCGCTCACGCGGCCCGTCCGCCTGAGCATCAGGTCGTCGGCCGGCCGGGGTTCGGTGCGCAGCACCACCATGTCGCAGAGCAGCAGCGTGGTGAGCACCCGGAGGAAGTTCTTGATCTCAATGTTCGACTGGGCAACGAAATCGTGAACCGGCTCAACCCCGCGAAGGGAATTGGCCATGCGACGGTCATCCTCGCTCAGGCCGAGGCGGTCGAAGTAGCGAACGAAATTCTCATTGACCTGCGGGTAGGCCCCCTGCGCAGCTTCAAAAAGCGGGCCGAGTTTGGGCACGCCGTAGAAGCGCTTGACGCCCTCGGCCACCGCCGAGTGGGAATCGAGTTCGAGCAGCGTCAGCTTGTCGAGAAAGGATTCGGTGCGCGAGAAGGAATAGCTGCCGCTGTCCCAGGTAAAACCCTGGATGAGCTTTTCGCGCGCCTGTTCCTGCAACGCACTGTAGAGTTCCTGAAACGTGAGCAGCCCCAGCTCGATGAGCGCCTCGCCCTGCCGGATGTTCTTGACCTGCATGAGCTGCGTGGCCTGCTGGTATTGCTCCTCGGTGATGCGGCCTTTTTCGACCAGAAGCCGGCCCAAATTTTCCTGCCGGTTCTGGCTGGCCACGTAGACGGGCACGCCGCGCAGGAAATACAGCGTGCGCGTGGCCAGCTCGCGCTCCATGCTGAGCACGCCGGTCTCGCGCCCACGGAAGATTGCCATGAGCAGCAAAGGGTAGGTGAAGTTACCCAGCTCACCGCGCTCGATCTGATCGGGAGAAAAGTCGAGTGCGTCGGGACGCAGGTCGAGCTTCACGCGCGGCGCCGCGCCGCTTCCAAGGCGGATGATTTCGTTGTAGACCTGTTCGGAATCGAGGGGTTTGATGAAGTAGCCGCGGGCGCCGAACTCTTCACGAATGTTGCGCTGCTGGTCGCGGGTGCGAACGACGTCGCTGACCAGAATCACCGGGGTGCCGCTGGCATCATTAACCCGGGCGCACAGGTCGAGACCGCTGCCCTCGGGCAGAATCACGTCGCTGAGCACCACCTGGGGGCGCACGTCGCGGAAGATCTCGAAGCCTTCGTCGGCGCCGCTGGCCTGCAGCACGCGCAGCCCCTGGGCCTTGAGATAGTCCGCCAGCGCTGCACGCGCGGCGCTGTCTCCGTCGACCAGAAGGACCGACTCGACCGCTTCTTTTTCAGCCTCACCCATACTCGCTATGTAGCCTAGCTGGCTCCTGAAATCATTGACAATTTCCCGTTTCGGGGCCATCAAATGAGAGGATGGCCCTCCCCCAGCGCGCGGGGCCCTCCGGGGCGAAGCAACTCTCATGAAGATCTTTGGTCTAACCGGCGGAATCGCATGCGGCAAGAGCACGGTCAGCGCCCTGCTCACCGGGCACGGCGCCAGGGTGATCGACGCTGACCAGATTGCCCGCGACGTGGTCCTACCGGGGAAACCGGCCTACAAGGACATCGTGGCCGCCTTCGGCGAGGGCGTGCTGGCCCCCGACGGGACGCTCAATCGCCCGGCGCTGGGAAAAATCGTCTTTGCCGACGAGAAGGCCCGCGCCCGCCTCAACGCCATCACCCACCCCAGAATCGCCCAGGAAACCGCCCAACGAATCCAGGCTGAGCGGGCCGCCGGGACGCAGATCCTGATCTACGACGCCGCCCTGCTGGTCGAGACGGGCGGCTACAAGATGTACGAGGCCCTTATCGTCGTGAGCGCCCGCCCGGAGGTCCAGATGGAACGCCTCATCGCCCGTGACGGGATCTCCGAGGAAGAGGCCCGGCAGAAGATCGCCGCCCAGCTCCCGCTGGAGGAGAAAGAGGCGGTCGCCGACTACGTGATCGACAACTCGGGCACCCTCGAAGAGCTCAAAACCCGGGTGGATGCCCTCTGGGCCTTGCTGGCCGAGCGGGCGGGACTCTAGGTGGCATCAGCCGCTCCCCTGCGCTAGGTATGTTCTCCATGATTCAACGCCGCACCCTCGCCCTGATCCTGCTTTTCCTTGGCCTGAGCCTCCAGTTGCCGCTCGCCCGCCCTGCCCGTGCCGCCGATCT from Chrysiogenia bacterium includes the following:
- a CDS encoding NAD(+)/NADH kinase, with the translated sequence MSTIESVAIVLRARHDEAILELGRELAHWLLKQKIQVSARAPVAKVLGIGEVKVVKTIKSDLVVVFGGDGTLLSTAREVAHTGALLVGVNMGRLGFLAEVSRRRMIPVLTSVIEGKYSVEERTMLEVSVLRGKKEVETFAALNDAVVDKGSIARLLRFDVRIDRSQLTEYAADGLIVATPTGSTGYSMAAGGPLLHPSVQAFLLTPICPHQLSGRPIAIPDTSEVAIKLKEPSEEATLTIDGQVAYPMAKDDIVRIRKSKHPAKLVRIPGRSYYEVLRGKFHWNKTTTD
- a CDS encoding DNA repair protein RecN, producing MLRELRLKNVAVIEEAALEFDEGFTVLTGETGAGKSLLVGALNLVLGARASTDLIRTGADEASVEAAFEDGDAPGIAALLEEAGIEVESTLIVKRTLSAQGKNRVFVNGSLAPLNLLTRIGRELLNILGQHEHHTLLHAETQRELLDAFAAHDALLENDDQRDLLDSYAAHRELLCEMQEKFDAWQVEKQALDSLQTDEEERARRIDYLRYLSEELGDAALQEGEEESLNTERARLAGAEKIVQAAGTGYGALYESEDAIIDRVNALSADLAAVAKLDENLAEAARLLGEAAPLLEEAAGSLQHAAAGFAEDSDELESRLNEIESRLDLFAKLRRKHGAESVDELIATYAKISEELESLEDYDSALEKRRRAEKKAREAAEQVAKKLHASRVEAANRLGAEVCRELEDLNMNAAQLIAAVSEEERLSPHGSDEVAFLFAPNLGETPRPLAKIASGGELSRVLLALRLILTEPGRVRTLVLDEVDAGIGGITAEVVGRKIRRLSKNFQVICITHLPQIACQAQRHLHVSKAATKGRTQTRVDVLGEDERVEEISRMLGGSAVTKEVRTTARQLLRQSEAPAR
- a CDS encoding dephospho-CoA kinase encodes the protein MKIFGLTGGIACGKSTVSALLTGHGARVIDADQIARDVVLPGKPAYKDIVAAFGEGVLAPDGTLNRPALGKIVFADEKARARLNAITHPRIAQETAQRIQAERAAGTQILIYDAALLVETGGYKMYEALIVVSARPEVQMERLIARDGISEEEARQKIAAQLPLEEKEAVADYVIDNSGTLEELKTRVDALWALLAERAGL
- a CDS encoding sodium:proton antiporter yields the protein MDPFSSTIITTIAVGVTALVVSELVRLPSIVFLLTLGVVLGQSGLGLIDPGALGGSLNQGIRLAVVVILFEGALSLNFAQLRGIATGPIRNLLSVGALITWFGAAAAARWIAGLDWPVALLFGSIMIVTGPTVIGPILRRVRLKPGLANILQWEGVLIDPIGAVVSVVLLEYYLSQEPSITGTLVNFFFVLGGGTVVGLIVGFAGGALLRKRSLWPVEEEHSGNLFALAMALAAFGLGELVRHEAGIMAATVVGMVLGNMKLHNIEDLQRFGGQVSNLMVAGLFLILAAGIDLEALRGSTGMLFGVVAAVALLVRPINIFVSTAGSGISMRGKLFLSWISPRGVVAASVASLINISLPENRFEGTELLEALVFLTIATTVLAQGLSAGFVAKALGVAQPERRGFLIIGAHALGVAIGKALRAQGVTVVMVDTNLTNCIRARMEGLEAVKGNALDGGFLTKVLDPTIGNLLALTANDEVNALACVAARPFLGSATLWRAVNEAESDVSSRTEVPGTGVGAVAFAESFDIMQLSRAIAADVRSIETIEIEQDLTVPTEMLADSEAPFPLMEIDGARIRVLTPGAKLEQGSRAIALSAAPAQVAV
- a CDS encoding DnaJ domain-containing protein; protein product: MASPEESEAARKLINESYARVHEGNHFEVLGLEPEAGEAEIKKAYFQLAKQFHSDAFAGMVLSGEDRSKADEIFGKITDAYNVLSNTEKRDHYKEVLAGNAVEEDEAVEQAQRALRAEMEFQKAEICVKQGNMDEAEQYLRLAIKVKSDEADYWALLGWATYKKRKGDPVVNKQKGKAYLKKALEINPNSDQAYLYMGYIAKIEDKPAIAYDMFRKAVQLNDKNAAAAREAKAFASQAQRVMSAGAESKEKKGLVDSMKSVFRKR
- a CDS encoding TldD/PmbA family protein, which encodes MAYLSDKAALRHLERVLRSAGVDGWEIYLSGTRELSVEARDGEVESLQRAVSRGVGVRVLRGGAPGFAFTTNFRAEALDAAARAATDAARYATPDPALALIAPQRLPKKDLALFDPALSRVSQKKRVAMALELEAATRAADKRITQVRSASYEEDASWLHLRNSEGLCLEDRETSAGLSVMAVAGDEDESEAGYEFQDVRFFAELNPARVARGAARDAVRQLGARPVPGKSGPVVFENLAASELLDVMADSFCADQVQKGMSGLEGKRGKRVFGEHIDILDDGLLKKGQGSAFFDDEGVPQQRTHLVSCGELLGYLYDSASARREGARSTGNAVRSGGFTGAPEVGVTNLFVKKGKHTLPALLSEMGNGFLITELMGVHTANPVTGEFSFGCAGQVVRGGKIAHPFKGMAVAGNLFDLYKRVELVGSDLRFSSGVGSPSLLVGKLSVSGG
- a CDS encoding response regulator — its product is MGEAEKEAVESVLLVDGDSAARAALADYLKAQGLRVLQASGADEGFEIFRDVRPQVVLSDVILPEGSGLDLCARVNDASGTPVILVSDVVRTRDQQRNIREEFGARGYFIKPLDSEQVYNEIIRLGSGAAPRVKLDLRPDALDFSPDQIERGELGNFTYPLLLMAIFRGRETGVLSMERELATRTLYFLRGVPVYVASQNRQENLGRLLVEKGRITEEQYQQATQLMQVKNIRQGEALIELGLLTFQELYSALQEQAREKLIQGFTWDSGSYSFSRTESFLDKLTLLELDSHSAVAEGVKRFYGVPKLGPLFEAAQGAYPQVNENFVRYFDRLGLSEDDRRMANSLRGVEPVHDFVAQSNIEIKNFLRVLTTLLLCDMVVLRTEPRPADDLMLRRTGRVSDEINPVSEEDEKMREVIMENYLRVNSYNYFQVLGVSAENTTDERTREQYEKLSKKYHPDNYAKFNLGPVASKLEEIFLKVELAYRTLSSAASRAEYEAFLERSKEIVLSDLSATLGAEMEFCKGQELLEQGDFNGAIDALRVAVEQNPLEPEYHVHFGVALFRSDTTRSMEARSHMNRALAIDPNNAMALLELGRIYAYEGKHMMAKRHFEAALAVRPDDEAIQRDLHQIDTLIEQTKGSAPA